The proteins below are encoded in one region of Lagenorhynchus albirostris chromosome 7, mLagAlb1.1, whole genome shotgun sequence:
- the AKNA gene encoding microtubule organization protein AKNA isoform X1, with amino-acid sequence MTSSGTEVHWAESGLGKGPRRRRWVWADKGKDADGSGTCSLVEEAPFPSATSPELLEDFRLAQQCLQPLEWRGPDSQPDGHPDPESGESAEEELEAEDVDSPESSNLPLNWPPQQYPQLDMTEEEPDEALGGPEVQEAGESSPRLGYDTDLSSGGNGNTSPMALGWGQPTGWVASDEQASGDKLREHSESARSWSSGTVNLNPGGSLDSTWEGETDVPPPAALAETSPQSSSHHLLNPNDRTGGSVTLATATEFQESSAPPAQSVQCPADRWRRETTSLSCPQPGDQSWKRTRISPKPLPSRFTGSISALKPPPRPARQDRPPPRPGATLAGHSSSDTPKYGRGRLNYPLPDFSKVGPRVKFPKDETYRPPKARSHSRLPEGPARPLIFKSPAEIVRELLLNSGEVCPGEDPPPTHPTTRLPQEFQTPEQATKLVHQLQEDYHKLLTKYAEAENTIDQLRLGAKVNLYLDPPQPSHSIHTGTMPQGTKVLSFTIPQPHSVERWPGPAKGLQTSEASGWPSAEGDLNPSSPPSTPALGWLPDDPGIAQDQPSAEQAQELTSRASRFLAKVESFVELLQAGQLTPQDQLKVFQQLKAVHAALEEEYLKACREQHLGQQLAGSTGTPGRFDPGRELEAEIFQLGIRLDELKDHIDQNQQEPEPAGSDLALDSSPAVPSPLQPTGLPPPLEQAPTPAIQTLCPELDTISAGLHPLHVNLDLSATSNEVEDRLLGLPTPLGHKELRVEHDFHGLLERYLSVKSLPEALRLEEEGEGQGHTLEVEGPASAPGKAAATRLPTRQPPAQAERSHGGPVEETVEQMASVKPADFHASVGRDRHLQGLDKAEAAPSGPSRPPPPQGTKPAESHQSSLTSLEGSGISERLPPKSPCQAGGPHLEEPWMASPETDSGFVGSETSRVSPLTQTPEHRFSQISTRGTLAQSFTPSVPRDATSHRQTRGLPVPRRASEPIIPRSRAQRLPPGQDSPLGQRAPSFCLERALAAEMVVPGSEFKGRKQLSEQLPHGATISPPPTLAPAAAAPPHGPAETTSTFLLTRTGRDQAIRELQEEVSRLRLRLEDSLHQHLQGSPKRPASNFDHPTWARDQPADSSATWGSHYGSKSTERLSGEPGGAEQAVTAGRRQARSSLVPREVPRLSLSSESEPASPRLFSERGKTTEDSPQAARNRRRGVGSTGRPERVTFRGQYTGQEYHVLTPKTVPRGSGPVSCPHCRPARTEDPGDAGTKDPLGPSHTETQRCPLCGRVGSSSKGEGPDSAGSAPEMAATRRNASSTSSPKQRSKRTGSSPAPPPALWYLAAAPSAPAPPAFAYVSSVPLVPYPSATVYYAPAAPTSARAAAEWPPAVSARPAGRPRHSIQLDLEELNKALSRAVQAAESVRSTTKLMSRSLSADLRQARGLRGSCLF; translated from the exons GGGAAAGGATGCTGATGGGAGCGGCACGTGCAGCTTGGTAGAAGAGGCGCCCTTTCCCAGTGCCACCAGCCCTGAGCTCCTGGAGGACTTCCGCCTGGCCCAGCAGTGCCTGCAGCCACTGGAGTGGAGGGGCCCGGACTCACAGCCTGATGGGCACCCAGATCCTGAATCAGGAGAGTCTGCAGAAGAGG AGCTTGAAGCAGAGGATGTGGACAGCCCAGAGAGTTCCAACTTGCCACTCAACTGGCCCCCGCAGCAGTATCCTCAACTGGACATGACTGAAGAGGAGCCAGATGAGGCCCTGGGAGGTCCTGAGGTCCAGGAAGCTGGAGAGAGCTCCCCAAGGTTGGGGTATGACACTGATCTCAGCTCGGGGGGCAATGGGAACACCAGCCCCATGGCTCTGGGCTGGGGTCAacccacaggctgggtggcttctGACGAACAAGCCAGTGGAGACAAACTTCGAGAACATTCTGAGTCTGCCAGGTCCTGGAGCAGTGGAACTGTGAACCTCAACCCCGGTGGCAGTCTGGATTCTACCTGGGAAGGAGAGACTGATGTCCCCCCGCCCGCTGCCCTGGCAGAAACTTCACCCCAGAGCTCCAGCCACCACCTCCTAAACCCAAACGATAGAACTGGAGGAAGCGTTACTCTGGCGACGGCCACGGAATTCCAGGAGTCCTCAGCCCCTCCAGCCCAGAGCGTCCAGTGTCCTGCAGATAGATGGAGGAGAGAAACCACCAGCCTCTCCTGCCCTCAGCCCGGGGACCAATCCTGGAAGCGGACGCGCATATCACCTAAGCCGCTCCCTTCCCGATTCACCGGCTCCATCAGCGCCCTGAAGCCTCCACCTAGGCCAGCTCGACAGGACAGGCCGCCGCCCAGGCCGGGAGCCACTCTGGCTGGTCACTCATCTTCTGACACCCCCAAGTACGGCCGGGGGCGGCTGAACTACCCGCTCCCTGATTTCTCCAAGGTGGGACCCCGGGTGAAGTTCCCCAAAGATGAGACTTACCGCCCCCCCAAAGCCAGGAGCCACAGCAGGCTGCCTGAGGGCCCTGCCAGGCCACTGATCTTCAAGTCACCTGCCGAGATTGTGCGGGAGTTGCTGTTAAACAGCGGAGAAGTCTGCCCGGGAGAGGACCCCCCTCCTACTCACCCCACCACCAGGTTACCCCAAGAATTTCAGACGCCCGAACAGGCCACCAAGCTGGTCCATCAGCTCCAG GAGGACTACCACAAGCTCCTCACCAAGTACGCTGAGGCTGAGAACACCATCGACCAGCTGCGCCTCGGAGCCAAG GTGAACCTGTACTTGGACCCGCCCCAGCCCAGCCACAGCATCCACACGGGGACGATGCCCCAGGGGACCAAGGTCTTGTCCTTCACCATCCCACAGCCCCACTCTGTAGAGCGGTGGCCAGGCCCTGCCAAGGGCCTGCAGACCTCTGAGGCTTCAG GGTGGCCATCAGCTGAAGGAGACCTGAACCCCTCCTCGCCCCCCAGCACACCCGCCCTAGGGTGGCTTCCGGACGACCCGGGCATCGCCCAGGACCAGCCCTCAGCGGAGCAGGCCCAGGAGCTGACTTCTCGGGCCAGTCGGTTCCTGGCCAAG GTGGAGTCCTTTGTAGAACTGCTGCAAGCAGGACAGCTGACACCCCAGGACCAGCTCAAG GTCTTCCAGCAGCTAAAGGCTGTCCACGCGGCCTTGGAGGAGGAATATCTGAAGGCCTGCAGGGAGCAACACCTGGGCCAGCAGCTTGCCGGCTCCACGGGGACGCCCGGGAGATTTGATCCCGGCAG GGAGCTGGAGGCAGAGATATTCCAGCTGGGAATTCGCCTGGATGAGCTGAAGGACCACATAGACCAGAACCAGCAGGAACCTGAGCCAGCCGGGTCAGACTTGGCTCTGGACAGCTCCCCAGCTGTGCCCTCCCCCCTCCAGCCAACGGGCCTGCCCCCTCCTTTGGAGCAAGCCCCCACGCCCGCCATCCAGACCCTCTGCCCTGAG CTCGACACCATCAGCGCTGGCCTCCACCCATTGCACGTGAACTTGGATCTGAGCGCTACCAGCAATGAAGTAGAGGACAGGCTGCTGGGCCTCCCGACCCCGCTCGGGCACAAGGAGCTGCGGGTGGAGCACGATTTCCACGGCCTCCTAGAGCG GTACCTCAGTGTGAAGTCTCTCCCAGAAgccctgaggctggaggaggagggggaggggcagggccacaCCCTGGAAGTTGAGGGGCCAGCTTCAGCTCCAGGAAAAGCAGCGGCCACCAGGCTCCCCACCAGACAGCCCCCAGCACAGGCTGAGAGAAGTCACGGGGGCCCCGTCGA GGAAACCGTGGAGCAGATGGCGTCTGTGAAGCCAGCAGACTTCCACGCATCCGTGGGCAGAGACAGGCACCTGCAGGGCCTGGACAAAGCTGAGGCAGCTCCTTCAGGCCCAAGCAGGCCCCCCCCACCTCAGGGCACCAAGCCTGCGGAGTCCCACCAGAGCAGTCTGACCAGCCTAGAGGGAAGTGGCATCTCTGAGCGCCTTCCCCCGAAGTCTCCGTGCCAAGCTGGCGGGCCCCACCTGGAG GAGCCCTGGATGGCATCCCCCGAGACAGACAGTGGCTTTGTGGGCTCAGAAACCAGCAGAGTGTCGCCCCTCACTCAGACCCCAGAGCACCGGTTCTCCCAGATCAG CACCCGAGGGACGTTAGCCCAGTCTTTCACTCCGTCTGTGCCCCGAGATGCAACTTCCCACCGCCAGACCAGGGGTCTTCCGGTACCCAGAAGAGCCTCTGAGCCCATCATACCCAGGAGCCGAGCCCAGAGGCTCCCACCTGGCCAGGACAGTCCTCTCGGGCAGAGGGCACCCAGCTTCTGCCTGGAGCGGGCACTGGCGGCTGAGATGG TGGTCCCTGGCTCAGAGTTCAAGGGCCGAAAGCAGCTTTCTGAGCAGCTCCCCCATGGCGCGACAATCAGCCCACCCCCGACCCTGGCCCCTGCAGCCGCCGCTCCACCCCATGGGCCCGCAGAGACCACCTCCACCTTCCTCCTCACCAGGACGGGGCGAGA ccagGCCATCCGTGAGCTGCAAGAAGAGGTCTcccggctccggctccggctgGAGGACAGCCTGCACCAGCACCTCCAGGGCAGCCCGAAGCGCCCAGCGTCCAACTTTGACCACCCCACCTGGGCCCGGGACCAGCCAGCTGATTCCTCAGCCACTTGGGGGTCCCATTATGGCAG TAAATCCACAGAGAGATTGTCTGGTGAGCCTGGGGGTGCAGAGCAAGCAGTCACCGCAGGAAGGAGGCAAGCCAGGTCCTCCTTGGTGCCTCGGGAGGTGCCTCGATTGTCCCTGA GTTCCGAATCTGAGCCAGCCTCCCCCAGGCTGTTCTCTGAGAGGGGCAAGACCACCGAGGACAGTCCACAGGCAGCTCGGAATAGAAGGAGAGGAGTGGGTAGCACCGGTCGGCCAGAGAGGGTCACCTTCCGGGGCCAATACACAG GCCAGGAGTACCATGTTCTGACCCCCAAGACGGTCCCAAGAGGCAGCGGCCCAGTCTCCTGTCCCCACTGCCGACCCGCTAGGACAGAGGATCCAG gtgatgctggtacCAAGGACCCACTGGGACCATCTCACACTGAGACGCAGCGATGTCCGCTGTGTGGTCGAGTTGGGTCCTCCTCCAAAGGGGAGGGCCCAGACTCAGCCGGCTCTG CACCGGAAATGGCCGCCACCAGGAGAAACGCATCTTCTACCTCCAGCCCCAAACAAAGGAGCAAGCGGACAGGGTCGTCGCCCGCGCCGCCTCCTGCACTGTGGTATCTGGCTGCCGCGCCCTCAGCGCCAGCCCCTCCTGCCTTTGCCTACGTCTCCTCGGTTCCCCTCGTGCCTTATCCATCAGCCACTGT GTACTACGCGCCTGCAGCACCTACCTCAGCCCGAGCAGCTGCTGAGTggccccccgcagtctccgctCGGCCGGCCGGGAGACCCCGCCACTCCATCCAGCTGGACCTGGAGGAGCTCAACAAGGCCCTGAGCCGAGCGGTCCAGGCTGCCGAGAGCGTCCGCTCCACCACCAAGCTCATGAGCCGCTCCCTGTCGGCCGACCTGCGCCAGGCCCGCGGCCTGCGGGGCTCCTGCCTCTTTTGA
- the AKNA gene encoding microtubule organization protein AKNA isoform X2: MTSSGTEVHWAESGLGKGPRRRRWVWADKGKDADGSGTCSLVEEAPFPSATSPELLEDFRLAQQCLQPLEWRGPDSQPDGHPDPESGESAEEELEAEDVDSPESSNLPLNWPPQQYPQLDMTEEEPDEALGGPEVQEAGESSPRLGYDTDLSSGGNGNTSPMALGWGQPTGWVASDEQASGDKLREHSESARSWSSGTVNLNPGGSLDSTWEGETDVPPPAALAETSPQSSSHHLLNPNDRTGGSVTLATATEFQESSAPPAQSVQCPADRWRRETTSLSCPQPGDQSWKRTRISPKPLPSRFTGSISALKPPPRPARQDRPPPRPGATLAGHSSSDTPKYGRGRLNYPLPDFSKVGPRVKFPKDETYRPPKARSHSRLPEGPARPLIFKSPAEIVRELLLNSGEVCPGEDPPPTHPTTRLPQEFQTPEQATKLVHQLQEDYHKLLTKYAEAENTIDQLRLGAKVNLYLDPPQPSHSIHTGTMPQGTKVLSFTIPQPHSVERWPGPAKGLQTSEASGWPSAEGDLNPSSPPSTPALGWLPDDPGIAQDQPSAEQAQELTSRASRFLAKVESFVELLQAGQLTPQDQLKVFQQLKAVHAALEEEYLKACREQHLGQQLAGSTGTPGRFDPGRELEAEIFQLGIRLDELKDHIDQNQQEPEPAGSDLALDSSPAVPSPLQPTGLPPPLEQAPTPAIQTLCPELDTISAGLHPLHVNLDLSATSNEVEDRLLGLPTPLGHKELRVEHDFHGLLERETVEQMASVKPADFHASVGRDRHLQGLDKAEAAPSGPSRPPPPQGTKPAESHQSSLTSLEGSGISERLPPKSPCQAGGPHLEEPWMASPETDSGFVGSETSRVSPLTQTPEHRFSQISTRGTLAQSFTPSVPRDATSHRQTRGLPVPRRASEPIIPRSRAQRLPPGQDSPLGQRAPSFCLERALAAEMVVPGSEFKGRKQLSEQLPHGATISPPPTLAPAAAAPPHGPAETTSTFLLTRTGRDQAIRELQEEVSRLRLRLEDSLHQHLQGSPKRPASNFDHPTWARDQPADSSATWGSHYGSKSTERLSGEPGGAEQAVTAGRRQARSSLVPREVPRLSLSSESEPASPRLFSERGKTTEDSPQAARNRRRGVGSTGRPERVTFRGQYTGQEYHVLTPKTVPRGSGPVSCPHCRPARTEDPGDAGTKDPLGPSHTETQRCPLCGRVGSSSKGEGPDSAGSAPEMAATRRNASSTSSPKQRSKRTGSSPAPPPALWYLAAAPSAPAPPAFAYVSSVPLVPYPSATVYYAPAAPTSARAAAEWPPAVSARPAGRPRHSIQLDLEELNKALSRAVQAAESVRSTTKLMSRSLSADLRQARGLRGSCLF, encoded by the exons GGGAAAGGATGCTGATGGGAGCGGCACGTGCAGCTTGGTAGAAGAGGCGCCCTTTCCCAGTGCCACCAGCCCTGAGCTCCTGGAGGACTTCCGCCTGGCCCAGCAGTGCCTGCAGCCACTGGAGTGGAGGGGCCCGGACTCACAGCCTGATGGGCACCCAGATCCTGAATCAGGAGAGTCTGCAGAAGAGG AGCTTGAAGCAGAGGATGTGGACAGCCCAGAGAGTTCCAACTTGCCACTCAACTGGCCCCCGCAGCAGTATCCTCAACTGGACATGACTGAAGAGGAGCCAGATGAGGCCCTGGGAGGTCCTGAGGTCCAGGAAGCTGGAGAGAGCTCCCCAAGGTTGGGGTATGACACTGATCTCAGCTCGGGGGGCAATGGGAACACCAGCCCCATGGCTCTGGGCTGGGGTCAacccacaggctgggtggcttctGACGAACAAGCCAGTGGAGACAAACTTCGAGAACATTCTGAGTCTGCCAGGTCCTGGAGCAGTGGAACTGTGAACCTCAACCCCGGTGGCAGTCTGGATTCTACCTGGGAAGGAGAGACTGATGTCCCCCCGCCCGCTGCCCTGGCAGAAACTTCACCCCAGAGCTCCAGCCACCACCTCCTAAACCCAAACGATAGAACTGGAGGAAGCGTTACTCTGGCGACGGCCACGGAATTCCAGGAGTCCTCAGCCCCTCCAGCCCAGAGCGTCCAGTGTCCTGCAGATAGATGGAGGAGAGAAACCACCAGCCTCTCCTGCCCTCAGCCCGGGGACCAATCCTGGAAGCGGACGCGCATATCACCTAAGCCGCTCCCTTCCCGATTCACCGGCTCCATCAGCGCCCTGAAGCCTCCACCTAGGCCAGCTCGACAGGACAGGCCGCCGCCCAGGCCGGGAGCCACTCTGGCTGGTCACTCATCTTCTGACACCCCCAAGTACGGCCGGGGGCGGCTGAACTACCCGCTCCCTGATTTCTCCAAGGTGGGACCCCGGGTGAAGTTCCCCAAAGATGAGACTTACCGCCCCCCCAAAGCCAGGAGCCACAGCAGGCTGCCTGAGGGCCCTGCCAGGCCACTGATCTTCAAGTCACCTGCCGAGATTGTGCGGGAGTTGCTGTTAAACAGCGGAGAAGTCTGCCCGGGAGAGGACCCCCCTCCTACTCACCCCACCACCAGGTTACCCCAAGAATTTCAGACGCCCGAACAGGCCACCAAGCTGGTCCATCAGCTCCAG GAGGACTACCACAAGCTCCTCACCAAGTACGCTGAGGCTGAGAACACCATCGACCAGCTGCGCCTCGGAGCCAAG GTGAACCTGTACTTGGACCCGCCCCAGCCCAGCCACAGCATCCACACGGGGACGATGCCCCAGGGGACCAAGGTCTTGTCCTTCACCATCCCACAGCCCCACTCTGTAGAGCGGTGGCCAGGCCCTGCCAAGGGCCTGCAGACCTCTGAGGCTTCAG GGTGGCCATCAGCTGAAGGAGACCTGAACCCCTCCTCGCCCCCCAGCACACCCGCCCTAGGGTGGCTTCCGGACGACCCGGGCATCGCCCAGGACCAGCCCTCAGCGGAGCAGGCCCAGGAGCTGACTTCTCGGGCCAGTCGGTTCCTGGCCAAG GTGGAGTCCTTTGTAGAACTGCTGCAAGCAGGACAGCTGACACCCCAGGACCAGCTCAAG GTCTTCCAGCAGCTAAAGGCTGTCCACGCGGCCTTGGAGGAGGAATATCTGAAGGCCTGCAGGGAGCAACACCTGGGCCAGCAGCTTGCCGGCTCCACGGGGACGCCCGGGAGATTTGATCCCGGCAG GGAGCTGGAGGCAGAGATATTCCAGCTGGGAATTCGCCTGGATGAGCTGAAGGACCACATAGACCAGAACCAGCAGGAACCTGAGCCAGCCGGGTCAGACTTGGCTCTGGACAGCTCCCCAGCTGTGCCCTCCCCCCTCCAGCCAACGGGCCTGCCCCCTCCTTTGGAGCAAGCCCCCACGCCCGCCATCCAGACCCTCTGCCCTGAG CTCGACACCATCAGCGCTGGCCTCCACCCATTGCACGTGAACTTGGATCTGAGCGCTACCAGCAATGAAGTAGAGGACAGGCTGCTGGGCCTCCCGACCCCGCTCGGGCACAAGGAGCTGCGGGTGGAGCACGATTTCCACGGCCTCCTAGAGCG GGAAACCGTGGAGCAGATGGCGTCTGTGAAGCCAGCAGACTTCCACGCATCCGTGGGCAGAGACAGGCACCTGCAGGGCCTGGACAAAGCTGAGGCAGCTCCTTCAGGCCCAAGCAGGCCCCCCCCACCTCAGGGCACCAAGCCTGCGGAGTCCCACCAGAGCAGTCTGACCAGCCTAGAGGGAAGTGGCATCTCTGAGCGCCTTCCCCCGAAGTCTCCGTGCCAAGCTGGCGGGCCCCACCTGGAG GAGCCCTGGATGGCATCCCCCGAGACAGACAGTGGCTTTGTGGGCTCAGAAACCAGCAGAGTGTCGCCCCTCACTCAGACCCCAGAGCACCGGTTCTCCCAGATCAG CACCCGAGGGACGTTAGCCCAGTCTTTCACTCCGTCTGTGCCCCGAGATGCAACTTCCCACCGCCAGACCAGGGGTCTTCCGGTACCCAGAAGAGCCTCTGAGCCCATCATACCCAGGAGCCGAGCCCAGAGGCTCCCACCTGGCCAGGACAGTCCTCTCGGGCAGAGGGCACCCAGCTTCTGCCTGGAGCGGGCACTGGCGGCTGAGATGG TGGTCCCTGGCTCAGAGTTCAAGGGCCGAAAGCAGCTTTCTGAGCAGCTCCCCCATGGCGCGACAATCAGCCCACCCCCGACCCTGGCCCCTGCAGCCGCCGCTCCACCCCATGGGCCCGCAGAGACCACCTCCACCTTCCTCCTCACCAGGACGGGGCGAGA ccagGCCATCCGTGAGCTGCAAGAAGAGGTCTcccggctccggctccggctgGAGGACAGCCTGCACCAGCACCTCCAGGGCAGCCCGAAGCGCCCAGCGTCCAACTTTGACCACCCCACCTGGGCCCGGGACCAGCCAGCTGATTCCTCAGCCACTTGGGGGTCCCATTATGGCAG TAAATCCACAGAGAGATTGTCTGGTGAGCCTGGGGGTGCAGAGCAAGCAGTCACCGCAGGAAGGAGGCAAGCCAGGTCCTCCTTGGTGCCTCGGGAGGTGCCTCGATTGTCCCTGA GTTCCGAATCTGAGCCAGCCTCCCCCAGGCTGTTCTCTGAGAGGGGCAAGACCACCGAGGACAGTCCACAGGCAGCTCGGAATAGAAGGAGAGGAGTGGGTAGCACCGGTCGGCCAGAGAGGGTCACCTTCCGGGGCCAATACACAG GCCAGGAGTACCATGTTCTGACCCCCAAGACGGTCCCAAGAGGCAGCGGCCCAGTCTCCTGTCCCCACTGCCGACCCGCTAGGACAGAGGATCCAG gtgatgctggtacCAAGGACCCACTGGGACCATCTCACACTGAGACGCAGCGATGTCCGCTGTGTGGTCGAGTTGGGTCCTCCTCCAAAGGGGAGGGCCCAGACTCAGCCGGCTCTG CACCGGAAATGGCCGCCACCAGGAGAAACGCATCTTCTACCTCCAGCCCCAAACAAAGGAGCAAGCGGACAGGGTCGTCGCCCGCGCCGCCTCCTGCACTGTGGTATCTGGCTGCCGCGCCCTCAGCGCCAGCCCCTCCTGCCTTTGCCTACGTCTCCTCGGTTCCCCTCGTGCCTTATCCATCAGCCACTGT GTACTACGCGCCTGCAGCACCTACCTCAGCCCGAGCAGCTGCTGAGTggccccccgcagtctccgctCGGCCGGCCGGGAGACCCCGCCACTCCATCCAGCTGGACCTGGAGGAGCTCAACAAGGCCCTGAGCCGAGCGGTCCAGGCTGCCGAGAGCGTCCGCTCCACCACCAAGCTCATGAGCCGCTCCCTGTCGGCCGACCTGCGCCAGGCCCGCGGCCTGCGGGGCTCCTGCCTCTTTTGA